The genomic DNA CGGGGAGAAGCGTTAAAACGAACGCCGAAGAACACGTTGGGTCAAAGGTGCTGCTAAATGTTGACCTCGCTGACTTTTTCCCGTCGATTCACTTTGGTCGCGTGTATGGAATGTTTAAAGCGCGCCCTTACGAACTTCCTGTTAATGTTTCCGCAGTCCTCGCTCAGTTGTGTTGTTATCGGAAGCACCTACCTCAAGGTGCACCTACGTCTCCCATTGTAGCGAACATGGTCACCGCAAAGTTAGATGGGGACCTCCGGAAATTTGCCGCTGTGCCACCGTCTTCGATACACCCGATATGCCGACGACCTTACATTCTCGTCACGGCGCCGTAACCTGTCAGTGGCCGTTGTTGCCGATCCCGATGCTACGGGCGCGCGATCGATCACGATTGGCTCACACCTAGAAGGAATAATTCGGGCGAATGGTTTTACGGTGAATTCAGCAAAGGTCCGGGTTGCACGCTCAACTGGGCGGATGGAAGTAACCGGCATTGTGGTTAACGAGAAACCGAATCTGCCTCGGGCTTTTGTCAGAGAGATCCGCAGCATGCTGTACGCCTGGGAACGGTACGGTTTAGTTAGCGCGGGCCGTCATTTTAGTGAGTCGATCGACACGAAAGACAGGCGCGAACTCGACGAGGATCGACTGGTTGACTTCTCCGCGGTAGTACGCGGGAAACTTGACTACCTCAGAATGGTTCGTGGTGTAGATGACGACGTGTATGCAAAGCTCGTCGGATGGTATGCGGACCTCGAAGGCACCTACGTCCCTCCTATTCGAGGAAGCGAATCACCGATCCCATTGGGGGTGCGGCGAGTAATCGAGGCGCTGTGGTTCCTTGAATCGCTGGAAGAGGAAGCGGATACCAGTGCTATGTCCCAAGGAACGGGTTTTATGTTGCGCGGTTTTGGTTTAGTGACCTGCGCTCATGTTATCACGCCAAATCACACTATGCGCGCATTTCGTAGCGATGAGCCTCGGATGCAATATGTCGTCGTCGTGCGGCGCATTGACGCTGGTCGTGACCTTGCCATTCTAGGTTTCGAGTCCTTTGAAAGACTAGGCCGTATTCCCCTAGGTTGTTGCGATGTAGACGCCATGTTGCCTCGGGATCGGGCACCGAGTGGGGCTCATCTTCGGTTGACGCACGAAATGCCAACTCCTGGGCAATCGCTACACCTGTTAGGTTTCCCAAATTATTCGCCAGGGCATACTGCTCACATACGCGAGGCGAGGGTCACTGGACAACGTACACATTTTGGTTTTCCTCGGATTAGCGTTGACGGTTCAATTGTTACAGGAATGAGCGGCGGGCCTGCGGTAGATAACGCAGGTAGGGTAATTGGTGTGCTCGCAACGGGTGCCGAAAGCGAAATTATCAGCACAGGTGCTGATAATTACGGGATTATTCCAGCACCTGTCCTCAGAACTTGGCGAACAGAAATCGGACAGAGTTCGGCTCCTTTCGAAACTCTGCCCGAACAGATCTCTCGGCGACCTAAGGATTAAACGGCGATTCGACTCCACTGCAGCTCATAATGCTTGAACACAATGCTTTCCGCGTTGTCCTCCTCAACTTCATCGTGCAGGAAGCTACCACCTAATCCGTTGGACGTGAGTGAAGTTTGGATTCTAGGACTTTTTGAGGAGTATTACGCGAAACAGCCATCGCACTCCGATGGCTGCTTCTCTCGTAACTGCGTGAATGCGAACCCGTTACAAATGGCCAGGGGCAGAATCGAACTGCCGACACGCGGATTTTCAGTCCGCTGCTCTACCAACTGAGCTACCTGGCCGGTGTT from Gemmatimonadaceae bacterium includes the following:
- a CDS encoding trypsin-like peptidase domain-containing protein, with amino-acid sequence MNSAKVRVARSTGRMEVTGIVVNEKPNLPRAFVREIRSMLYAWERYGLVSAGRHFSESIDTKDRRELDEDRLVDFSAVVRGKLDYLRMVRGVDDDVYAKLVGWYADLEGTYVPPIRGSESPIPLGVRRVIEALWFLESLEEEADTSAMSQGTGFMLRGFGLVTCAHVITPNHTMRAFRSDEPRMQYVVVVRRIDAGRDLAILGFESFERLGRIPLGCCDVDAMLPRDRAPSGAHLRLTHEMPTPGQSLHLLGFPNYSPGHTAHIREARVTGQRTHFGFPRISVDGSIVTGMSGGPAVDNAGRVIGVLATGAESEIISTGADNYGIIPAPVLRTWRTEIGQSSAPFETLPEQISRRPKD